The genomic stretch atacttcaaatgtcAAATGtaattatacagtgtatcacaaaagtgagtacaccctctgcatttctgcagatatttaagtatatgttttcatgggacaacactgacaaaatgacactttgacacaatgaaaagtagtctgtgactctgtgtgcagcttatgtaatagaTAATTTAATAACCccttaaaataacaaaaaatatagccattgatatctaaacccctggcaacaaaagtgagtacacctcttataaactacatccctaaatgtccaaattgagtactgcttgtcattttccctccaaaatgactcgttagtgttactaggtccaggtgtgcatagggagcaggtgtgttcaaatttgtagtgcagctctcacactctatcatactggtcactgaaagttccatcatggcaccacatggcaaagaactctctgaggatcttaaaagacgtattgttgcgctacatgaagatggccaaggctacaagaagattgccaacaccctgaaactgagctgcaacacagtggctaagatcatccagcagaGAAGGGTCCACTctgaacaggcctcgggttagTCGTCCAAAGAAactgagcgcacgtgctgagcgtcacatccaaatgctttctttgaaagatcgtcgcaggggtgctatcagcattgctgcagagattgaagaggtggggggtatgGACGGATgtacggacgctaactgatagatGCTGAtcttttgtgtggattgttattgttgtatcagcagctagttatgaacgcaaatttgaattgctgttaaggAAGATatacatttcattttcattttagttAAATACTGCAAGTGCTGATGTCATCAGCAGCTGAATGAAGTCAGCAAACTACATGGACatctgacattgtcatttcggagcttagctcactgtctagctacgatttagctccaacatcttggcgagaacagtacaatgacatgttttagATAGGTATTTTGAGATTTtgagggtatttaggggtacgtaAAGGGAAATTTCCTTTTACGGGTAatttcgggttacatcgccagcgtagaaacggaactcgttcgtcatCCGGGGATTACCtgtactacagtatactatatAAAATTTAATCCGAATGCACATAAGACTGCCTGATAAATATTCTTACTTGGGAGAGGGACTTTGAAACCTCTCTGTGCTCAGCCGAATTTATATCTCTAAGGTTAAGTAGAAAACCATGGAATTTATATCACCAGGTGTAAAATCTGCTGCCACGTAAAACAAAGAGGAGTAGCTTAAATGCAAGAAGGATCTGTAAAACCCTCATGACAGGGTAATGTCGCTGCAGTTTATGTTGCGTGAAACCAACCTGCAATGCAGAGCGCTGTCGAAACCAAGATGGTCCCCACTGATCCTGAAATGATGAGCTGTACTAAGAGCAGGCCAAGTGGATACAGGACCAGGCAGGACCAGAACAACCAGTTGATCAAGGACCAGGGGCGGCGTGGAGCGTTCACTATAGGACCGGGGTACTTCCCCGTCTGCATGTAGCCCTCTTGAAAATGATCCTGCACATTTAAACATAAAGGAGAAGAAAGGAATAATAAAAAAGTTATTTCCTCTTTAGACTAGGTCAGTGGAACAACAGTCTGCCTCATCATATAAAATGTCACGGGTACATCATCCTACATCATGCTTCGCACAGAGAGAATGAGAGTTTGAAATTCGCAGAGGTCTGttattaatttaattattaagATACAGTATGCGGCGTTCTGGTACAAAACATACACATGGCTGTATGGTATTTCCATATTAATTCATTAAGTTCCATATTAATTCATTAAGTGTTACGCCTAACCTCCTACATTTTAAAAGCACTTGTCACCTTTTCCTGGTAGAGTTTGTGGAGCCAATCAGCACACTCAGATTCATCTTCTGGAATGACGTCAAGTGGGATTCTCCTGGAAGTAAGCCAAAGCAGCTTTCAAAAACAGGATGAATAAATACATATGTTACTTTGACTGGTAAGTGAAAGCACACTACACCAGCAAAATGCAATACCTCACATATAAATCTGCATGGTATTTCCTTCCGCTTAGAATTCCAAGCAGAGTTGGTGTTTCGTTGTTTCTGAAGTTAAGTGTAGAGTCATACACCGCTTTGACTATGCAGACAAACACAAGGGTTTTAAATGTGCACTGACTGACAAGAAGCATGCAGTAAGCGATGTGTAGTACTGATGGTGACTGAAACTCACCGGTTCCTCTGAGATTTTGAACTGTGACCCAGAAGCCTTTGGTTCTTGGTAGAAGATGATACTTAAGTTTAGGCAAACCTTTGGTTTCTGCTACCTGCATGCTGATCTCATGCTTCTTTGGTGTGAATCGAGTTCCTTCGCAGTAAAGCAAAAACTAGCacccaaaaaattatttttcaacggTGTTATTCGACGACAATAATGACAGACAACTCTCACACATACCCAATAGTTTTCAGGGTAGTCCCTTAGGTTCTGAAGACTTTGAGCCACTGTCTTTCTGTCCTCTTCCCATTTTCTCTTGCAGAACACGATTTCCAGGAAGTACCACATCCAACCAATGACAGGTACGTAAGCCAACTCCTTTTTGGCAAGTACTTTGGAactctaacaaacattaaaattacattgaaGATTCTttataagaaagttgtttctgcttgacaaacaggaaaaaaatgttaatctgGCTTAGTACATTTATTGCCATTGACATCAATTTGACAATGAATTTTAACTGAGATGGATGGCATTGAATGCTCCTCCTTTCCTTGGGCCTGTCTCCAGCTCCACCCACCTCTCCGGGCCTGCGGAGGCCGTTGCCGCTCTTCTGTTGGCGGGGTCATCGCCAGGCCCTCCAACGGTCCGTGGGATCTGGGGTGGGGCTTGTTGTCCCCTGCTGGGAAGGTGGCTGTCCCCTGGTCACCAGTGTGTGGTGTGGCGCCCGTTCGGGGATGCAGGGTTGGTTCCTGAGAGGGGTGCGTTGGGGGTGGTCTGTAGCAGGGAGTGGTCGGGGCCCTGGTGTTTCTCTCACCCTGCGACCGGTGGTTCTGGCAGGCGGGGCCCCGCCTGCGGGAGCCTTACCTCTTAGACTCTTAAcctttgcactgtaaatatattTCACCTTTGGCTCCTACACACTCATTCAGGTCTTCAGGGTGAGTCGGAACAGGGCCATACGGTCCCAGGCCGGCTCCCCCTTTATTTTAATGTATCATACACCGAGGATGTGGGGCAGCTGGGACCGGTTGGGTAGGTGGGTGACGTGACAGTTGCCTCCCCGCTGCCGGCCCTGCCATTACCGCACCTCTTTCAACGCAACACATACATTATAACCCAACTGAGGAGCTTTGACGAGGGGCGGTGGGATGTGCGGCTGGGAAGAACTCCCATgcggcggtcccactgccctcagCTGGGCTCTCctgttttaatgcatacactgcactaccGTCCCCACACAATCCTAttcgtgctgggtaatggctgccagttgGGGACCTGGcaaccacagtaatagggtggtaggtgggtcacaCACTTTTCCTCATTGCGTGGATCCGGAGGCGGGGCTCCTTTTCGCCTGTGCCGCCAGTGGCGGGGTTAGGGAGGGTTGGGTCTGGTCCTGCGCCGCCCCCATGCGGCTTCTTAGCTCTCTGCTGTTTTCACCTTCCACTCTCTTGTCTACTCGGGTATCTTCCTTGGGCCCCGGCGTGGGTCGCCGTCTGAGTGCTGGTGGGTTGGCGGGGTGTGACCAACTCTGGGTGGGGATCCTATCCTGCTCTGTGCCTAGCGGGCAGTGGGGGTCCCATGGTGTGCCGTGTAGGTTGGGGATTGCGGTGGTGGTTGGTACGGGGGTGGGGGCTGTCGTGGGGAAGGTGGCGTATTCCCTTATCCCTTCCCTGAAGGCCAGTTAATAGGGGCGCAGATGgtacgggggaccaccctgggtccaggGGGATGGCGGTGGCCCCCTTGCCGGAGCTGcaagaggagggatgggctgcactgGCTCATCCCCTCATTGGCTGGGGAAGGACTGTGGCCTTGGGGCGGCCACcgcgcagcatttccacttgtctgaAGGACTATTACaaatctgatgggattcacgagtgggcgcaattagacacactcatgaAAAGAAACTATCAGTGTCAGGATTAGtgatcaggtagcatagaataggatgtcatcaTATTCAAAATGACAAGTGATTCACTTAATACttggttctacacctcacattgctgattgTGTACGGTCCACCTCGCCTAATAACGTCTCTTTTTAATCAGTCATCAGCCCCCCCACCCCTACACAAACAAAtggtgtaaagtaaaataaattaaaggttattcaggggcccctatggtcctgaggcccgggacaacatacccggaAGTATGTAATCTATCCAGCATGTgtatgtactgccattgtgcacactaattctatagacaaatgatactatttacattaCATAttaggggcgcgaaacatttctcacgtcttcctgggggtgggcataacagaaaataatagagaagcactgcattaaagtgcgtatgacaccaaaaagcatgtttatttcatatttcacgtggtattttatgcccctgaatgaaaagaactgcttggatgtgggtggaagcgattgttttataaatgtaatttttgaatcccgcccaatgaaaatgagtgacttccggcttcagtcacgGGTTTAGGACGATTGCGAACGTGACGTcatccgggtcagcatctcacaacacAGCTTTGCTTTAGAGCATTTGGCGGattaaattgtttatttttcacatcacgccaggcaaacggctgcagaaaattgttgctgcaccatggagaggcgtgtgagcctttttgggtttcaaaaggttcccgttcaccgcggatattggccaaaacaagtcctactactgtgggactattgaatttacgaggaagtgagtaaacatcgtattttttattatgtcaaatactttgaTCATGGcatacgttttaatacggaggtggcttgcattttgtggctgattgtccactgaaaatgccacttggccgaCGGCTTGTCGCACCAACCCAGCCAACACCCCCCCCCAGGcggccgggagagcgctatccTTGGCTTATTTTCAACCccaacagaaattgcaactttgagttaaaaatgggCGCgagtacagcgattacaaagtaaacactaaaaaACCTTTTATAAATAAAGGATGATTTCCTTATGTTTGATTATGGagagacatgtagaaaagttctcctcagacacatcctgctatgttagctgcacaacaactgcacgccactctctgtttacgtcttcgccgtgtagtaaagcattattttacaccatcgtgttgaccatgtggcagctacgcgctcctccaacGTCTGCCGGTTTGtacggcggtactctccagctgcttcccctgcGAGCCCTCCTGTCTGTAGCAGGGAcatgagctgtaacttgctcgccgccgggcgggttaccgatcggcgaagacaagcggcaaccccgccgccgtgtgaattgatccgggctagttttgtgtgatttttcgctttgaaaagcgaaaataagactttcagacgtcactcggttcaggttagcatgtctgctagctgtcatgcctcttggtttgtttacattgtctgaagcagggaaatgacaaaagcctgactaactacaatGGCATAAAATATGGTTCGGTGGgtacgacagtaaaggtgaagttgacagttttgaccattatggagtaattttgccatgtcgtactgaataaatacattttcattatttcatattccatttagcacaagactgttatttgtcataaccatactatttatttagcaattggggaaacatacttcgataaaaagaatattcagtaaaaatattggcgtagagagactgaaacaatgacattttgcgactctcttcgtcgcattttcctcgttctgaataattccccctcaatgggttcaattctaaatcagattaaACCataaccctgccgacgtcatcctcctgttggggacgctagagccctatagaccctacccacgtgacgtcacaactccgctctcctgaatggtaccgcccactagtccgtcaaaacatagtgttaacctgttacggctacgtacatttctcctatttacggcgtgtttttctgctccttaacattaataatcaaaatggtgaaggcgtgtgtggctgttagttgcactaacagagaagatggaaggagagacttgaagttttaccgtattccgagggatccaaagaggagagcgaaatggacggctgcaattcgacgtgaaaactgggcaccaaaaaaatcaccacagactatgtagtagtcattttatatacggtaagatgcatttaagatatacttagagggttttgggctgacaaataaccacaattaagatcattgcgaggctaatcgctgacaacatacgacgtagtacgacatagtttcaaattcaagatgtttgtgacttccctttcttccaccatcgttattttttgaataatatttagctggtaccaagtgaaagaaactggcctcgtctacggggctgacaaataaccacaattaagatcattgcgaggctaatcgctgacaacatacgacgtagtacgacatagtttcaaattcaagatgtttgtgacttccctttcttccaccatcgttattttttgaataatatttagctggtaccaagtgaaagaaactggcctcgtctacggagctgacaaataaccacaattaagatcattgcgaggctaatcgccgacaacatacgacgtagtacggcatagtttcaaattcaagatgtttgtgacttccctttcttccaccatcgttattttttgaataatatttagctggtaccaagtgaaagaaactggcctcgtctacggggctgacaaataaccacaattaagatcattgctaggctaatcgccgacaacatacacgtatgtatgtagtgagagtgctatcgctaaaccatataaacattaaaagccttaactccattgacaaacgacatgaaatacattagacttgacagtggatgttagcaataacaaaagattttgaattgaaaatttcgtaactcacctttcctgccgaacgaggacctgtttcacccaaccagcaacgaagtatttataagcctccaagctcttgaagtttttcaaattttcgtgggaataggctgattttgtgtggacaagataattgtaattatcagcgtagcagatgtcaggcagacagggcgaagacagtgggtcgaaaaacatcgatttgggcatcaaatatggatctggcgactgtatagaacgaagcttttccacataacgccttttatgcaacacatccagtgagtttacggcatcagaaagcaccgggtcttccatgaaatgcattttaaattcctcgatcaattgaaaacaatgctaatacagagacaaaatgacggacaagtgggcggaacgacacagcgagcacgtggttttgtgacgtcggtgggtagggtctataatggtaggcgtggctaaaaggtcatttctcgtcatctgcgctttgccaaattgttgtatatagtcgaatcgtctcaaaatatgattctaattcacataataatgctattcaagactttcttttatcctgtcgtatgcactttaaacTGTCTTACCCCGAGAACTCCCAATCGCTCACAGAAGGTCCAGCCACACAGAAAGTCTATCTCAAAACTGTGGTTGAGAACCACAATTGCATTTTCTTTTCCATACAAAGGGTATGTCTTTGGGTCAGTATAGAGGATGCATTCCGTTCCAGACCACCACTCCAAAACTGCTACCATCTCTAAGAGAAGATATTGAAAATTCATTAGTTTGGCTGCCTTATGCCACCCGCACGATTTCAGGACCTACGGCTGCTGATGCAGTACGCGAGTCTGCAGTTGACCTTTCGGGCCAGTTGTTTGTTGAGCGGCCACAGAGGTAGGGTGCATAACTGCAGCACGTTGATGATGATGCCGCTGACCAGGAACACGTAGCAGATGATCAGATGGCCAAAGATGTGGCTTCTCAGCAGCTGCACCAGGCTCATTGTTCTGGAATATTTGAACAATCTCTGTAGTCGTGTCAAGTAACAGCGTGTGCTATGACTGCACCCATCGCCCATACAAAGCACCGTTACAACGTGTCAATTGCTcaatgcattattttattttgaaagctgaACAATGTGGCGTTTATGTCTATGCCAGA from Corythoichthys intestinalis isolate RoL2023-P3 chromosome 10, ASM3026506v1, whole genome shotgun sequence encodes the following:
- the agpat4 gene encoding 1-acyl-sn-glycerol-3-phosphate acyltransferase delta isoform X3, whose amino-acid sequence is MHPTSVAAQQTTGPKEMVAVLEWWSGTECILYTDPKTYPLYGKENAIVVLNHSFEIDFLCGWTFCERLGVLGSSKVLAKKELAYVPVIGWMWYFLEIVFCKRKWEEDRKTVAQSLQNLRDYPENYWFLLYCEGTRFTPKKHEISMQVAETKGLPKLKYHLLPRTKGFWVTVQNLRGTVKAVYDSTLNFRNNETPTLLGILSGRKYHADLYVRRIPLDVIPEDESECADWLHKLYQEKDHFQEGYMQTGKYPGPIVNAPRRPWSLINWLFWSCLVLYPLGLLLVQLIISGSVGTILVSTALCIAGSVGVRWMIGQTEINRSSNYGSKTATQNNNRENQNALVDAS
- the agpat4 gene encoding 1-acyl-sn-glycerol-3-phosphate acyltransferase delta isoform X1, producing MGDGCSHSTRCYLTRLQRLFKYSRTMSLVQLLRSHIFGHLIICYVFLVSGIIINVLQLCTLPLWPLNKQLARKVNCRLAYCISSQMVAVLEWWSGTECILYTDPKTYPLYGKENAIVVLNHSFEIDFLCGWTFCERLGVLGSSKVLAKKELAYVPVIGWMWYFLEIVFCKRKWEEDRKTVAQSLQNLRDYPENYWFLLYCEGTRFTPKKHEISMQVAETKGLPKLKYHLLPRTKGFWVTVQNLRGTVKAVYDSTLNFRNNETPTLLGILSGRKYHADLYVRRIPLDVIPEDESECADWLHKLYQEKDHFQEGYMQTGKYPGPIVNAPRRPWSLINWLFWSCLVLYPLGLLLVQLIISGSVGTILVSTALCIAGSVGVRWMIGQTEINRSSNYGSKTATQNNNRENQNALVDAS
- the agpat4 gene encoding 1-acyl-sn-glycerol-3-phosphate acyltransferase delta isoform X2 — protein: MSLVQLLRSHIFGHLIICYVFLVSGIIINVLQLCTLPLWPLNKQLARKVNCRLAYCISSQMVAVLEWWSGTECILYTDPKTYPLYGKENAIVVLNHSFEIDFLCGWTFCERLGVLGSSKVLAKKELAYVPVIGWMWYFLEIVFCKRKWEEDRKTVAQSLQNLRDYPENYWFLLYCEGTRFTPKKHEISMQVAETKGLPKLKYHLLPRTKGFWVTVQNLRGTVKAVYDSTLNFRNNETPTLLGILSGRKYHADLYVRRIPLDVIPEDESECADWLHKLYQEKDHFQEGYMQTGKYPGPIVNAPRRPWSLINWLFWSCLVLYPLGLLLVQLIISGSVGTILVSTALCIAGSVGVRWMIGQTEINRSSNYGSKTATQNNNRENQNALVDAS
- the agpat4 gene encoding 1-acyl-sn-glycerol-3-phosphate acyltransferase delta isoform X4, coding for MGDGCSHSTRCYLTRLQRLFKYSRTMSLVQLLRSHIFGHLIICYVFLVSGIIINVLQLCTLPLWPLNKQLARKVNCRLAYCISSQMVAVLEWWSGTECILYTDPKTYPLYGKENAIVVLNHSFEIDFLCGWTFCERLGVLGSSKVLAKKELAYVPVIGWMWYFLEIVFCKRKWEEDRKTVAQSLQNLRDYPENYWFLLYCEGTRFTPKKHEISMQVAETKGLPKLKYHLLPRTKGFWVTVQNLRGTVKAVYDSTLNFRNNETPTLLGILSGRKYHADLYVSCFGLLPGESHLTSFQKMNLSVLIGSTNSTRKRIIFKRATCRRGSTPVL